One genomic region from Spirulina subsalsa PCC 9445 encodes:
- a CDS encoding Calvin cycle protein CP12: MANNNIHEQIEKEREEARAVCSTEGATSADCAAAWDAVEELQAEASHQQVKEPKNSFEKYCDDNPDAAECRIYDD, from the coding sequence ATGGCGAATAACAACATTCACGAACAAATTGAAAAGGAACGCGAAGAGGCTAGAGCCGTTTGCAGCACAGAGGGCGCAACCTCGGCAGACTGTGCAGCCGCTTGGGATGCGGTGGAAGAACTACAGGCAGAAGCTTCTCACCAACAGGTGAAAGAACCTAAAAACTCTTTTGAGAAGTACTGTGATGATAACCCCGATGCTGCTGAGTGCAGAATCTATGATGACTAA
- a CDS encoding DUF3177 family protein translates to MQDEIWFIKPWVWMDYRLAVLFAVSVPLGLLIWSLVRRSEAITRLLVIYWRVASLLMITVYLMIPAWPIAYVTGFIARILVPLALWFWVDINDEIEDMPGSRFKLWVTGWRWAMTIYCTLGALVSIPTLSCAFSQVAFQQEFCQVWREAPLLYKGWFHRNTDPGIVGFFGAVALVVYGVYLGYFLIIRLARQGRIAIEQ, encoded by the coding sequence ATGCAAGATGAAATCTGGTTTATTAAGCCTTGGGTTTGGATGGACTACCGTTTAGCGGTTTTGTTTGCGGTGTCTGTTCCCTTGGGGTTATTGATTTGGTCTTTAGTGAGGCGTTCTGAGGCCATTACTCGCCTATTGGTGATTTATTGGCGGGTGGCGAGTCTGTTGATGATTACCGTGTATTTGATGATTCCGGCTTGGCCGATTGCCTATGTGACTGGATTTATAGCGCGGATTTTGGTTCCCTTGGCGCTCTGGTTTTGGGTGGATATTAATGACGAAATCGAGGATATGCCGGGGAGTCGCTTTAAACTGTGGGTGACGGGTTGGCGTTGGGCGATGACAATTTATTGTACCCTGGGCGCACTGGTTTCTATTCCTACCCTGTCCTGTGCTTTTTCTCAGGTGGCCTTTCAACAGGAGTTTTGCCAAGTGTGGCGAGAAGCACCGTTACTCTATAAGGGGTGGTTTCATCGCAATACAGACCCCGGAATTGTAGGCTTTTTTGGAGCGGTGGCTTTGGTGGTTTATGGGGTCTATTTGGGG